The following coding sequences lie in one Rutidosis leptorrhynchoides isolate AG116_Rl617_1_P2 chromosome 6, CSIRO_AGI_Rlap_v1, whole genome shotgun sequence genomic window:
- the LOC139851484 gene encoding cleavage and polyadenylation specificity factor subunit 3-II yields MAIDCLVLGAGQEVGKSCVVVSMNGKRIMFDCGMHMGYTDHHRYPDFSLISKSGDFDNALSCIIITHFHLDHIGALPYFTEVCGYNGPIYMTYPTKALAPIMLEDYRKVMVGRGEEQQFTNENIVNCMKKVTAVDLKQTLQVDNDLQIRAYYAGHVLGAAMFYARVGDASMVYTGDYNMTPDRHLGAAQIDRLQLDLLITESTYATTIRDSKYAREREFLKAVHKCVANGGKVLIPTFALGRAQELCILLEDYWERMNLKVPIYFSSGLTMQANLYYKVLINWTSQKVKDTYATRNAFDFKNVHNFNRSLLDAPGPCVLFATPGMISGGFSLEVFKHWAPSELNLITLPGYCVAGTVGHKLMSGKPRKIVLDKDTQIDVRCQIHQLSFSPHTDAKGIMDLVKFLSPKNVILVHGEKPNMVKLKGKIKSELGIQCYDPANTETISFPTTHFVKADATNTFIRSSLTPNFKFLKDELTEMSPVKVHDERVSEGILTMLPGQKVKIVHQDELLTIVGNDKAEVEFAYCFALNLCDLKNSLTTGDEVVGPDDNSLLGVLNAKLSNEVTEFDRQDCLGTLKVKSFRLAICKNDNCPHRTIDDGFMHTSETIFCCCNWSIVDKNLAWRVISVIKNMNSEC; encoded by the exons ATGGCGATCGACTGTCTTGTCCTAG GTGCTGGACAGGAAGTAGGTAAGAGCTGTGTTGTTGTATCTATGAATGGAAAACGTATAATGTTTGATTGTGGTATGCATATGGGTTACACTGATCACCATCGTTACCCtgatttctctctcatttccaaatcTGGCGATTTCGATAACGCCCTTTCTTGCATCATTATAACTCATTT TCATTTGGATCATATTGGAGCTCTTCCTTACTTCACTGAAGTTTGCGGTTACAACGGACCAATTTACATGACG TATCCTACCAAAGCTTTAGCTCCAATTATGCTAGAAGATTATCGCAAAGTGATGGTTGGAAGGGGTGAAGAACAACAGTTTACTAATGAAAACATTGTTAATTGCATGAAGAAAG TTACTGCGGTGGATCTAAAGCAAACTCTGCAAGTTGATAACGACCTTCAGATACGTGCTTACTATGCTGGACAT GTACTTGGAGCTGCAATGTTTTATGCACGTGTGGGAGACGCTTCAATGGTTTATACAGGAGATTATAACATGACACCTGATAGACATCTCGGAGCTGCTCAAATTGATAGGCTGCAATTAGACCTTCTTATAACTGA GTCAACATATGCGACAACTATTCGTGATTCAAAATATGCCCGGGAGAGAGAATTTCTTAAGGCT GTTCATAAATGTGTTGCCAATGGAGGAAAGGTTCTGATTCCTACATTTGCTCTTGGACGGGCTCAG GAACTCTGTATTTTATTAGAAGATTATTGGGAGCGGATGAATCTCAAAGTTCCTATATACTTTTCATCAG GTTTGACAATGCAAGCTAATTTGTATTACAAAGTGCTTATTAACTGGACCAGCCAGAAGGTGaaagatacatatgctactaggaacGCATTTGATTTTAAAAACG TTCACAACTTCAATCGGTCATTACTCGATGCTCCTGGACCGTGTGTTCTTTTTGCTACACCGGGAATGATCAGTGGTGGTTTTTCGCTCGAAGTTTTTAAGCATTGGGCCCCATCTGAATTAAATCTTATTACACTTCCAGGTTACTGTGTTGCTGGAACTGTAGGACACAAATTAATGTCAGGCAAGCCTAGAAAAATTGTTTTAGACAAAGATACACAAATTGACGTACGCTGCCAG ATTCATCAGTTGTCGTTTAGCCCACATACGGATGCGAAAGGGATCATGGATCTTGTCAAGTTTCTGTCACCCAAGAACGTAATACTTGTACACGGTGAAAAACCAAATATGGTTAAACTGAAAGGAAAAATAAAGTCGGAACTGGGAATACAATGCTATGATCCTGCAAATACCGAAACAATATCTTTCCCTACAACCCATTTTGTTAAAGCTGATGCCACCAACACATTTATCCGTAGTTCTTTGACACCCAACTTCAAGTTCTTAAAAGATGAATTAACAGAAATGTCCCCAGTTAAGGTCCATGATGAGAGAGTATCCGAAGGGATCCTAACCATGCTACCAGGTCAAAAAGTCAAGATTGTGCACCAGGATGAGCTCTTAACTATTGTTGGAAATGATAAAGCTGAAGTTGAATTTGCGTATTGTTTTGCATTGAATTTATGTGATTTGAAGAATAGTTTGACTACCGGTGATGAGGTTGTGGGTCCCGATGACAACTCTTTACTTGGAGTTCTAAATGCAAAACTCTCGAATGAAGTTACTGAATTTGATAGGCAAGATTGCTTGGGAACTTTAAAGGTGAAGTCATTTCGTCTGGCAATATGTAAGAACGATAACTGCCCTCATAGAACTATCGACGATGGCTTTATGCATACTTCTGAAACTATATTTTGTTGCTGCAATTGGTCTATTGTAGATAAGAACCTTGCTTGGAGAGTTATATCTGTAATCAAGAACATGAATTCCGAATGCTGA